From Pyrenophora tritici-repentis strain M4 chromosome 1, whole genome shotgun sequence, the proteins below share one genomic window:
- a CDS encoding CLP1, GTPase subunit pre cleavage complex, with protein MISLPGLNLSSQSVDPHNTPTSTATRTQELAANTEYRFEVAFSHTLTIKLQSGTAEFFGTELAPSTTYTFQGTKGAIFTWHGCKLDIGGQAEGEYVAEETPMMSAANLHFALENLRDKSVASGSVEMGPRILVVGPENSGKTSLVKILTSYAVKMDRQPMVVNLDPRQGMLSVPGSFSAAAFSSIVDIEEGWGSSPISGPSPIPVKMPLVYHYGLKDPEEGRVFKPLVTRMALAVTSRLEEDKLSKQAGFIIDSPGAISQGRNGVYDNIEHIVSEFSVNVLVTIGSERLYSDLSRKFTSRPGSDPSEAVSVIRIDKSGGCVDRSEEYMKTLRHAQIREYFFGKGDETLAPSSQNADTADLNIFRVSDGHGIIVDDYGVTQERQVFDKVAPTESMENHILAVTTASPNDSQTVIRDSSIRGYIYVADVDDAKKKVKLLSPLPGQTPGNAMILGSWPEAVEGLVG; from the exons ATGATATCATTACCAGGCCTCAACCTATCGTCGCAGTCTGTCGACCCTCACAATACGCCCACCTCGACCGCCACACGAACACAAGAACTTGCGGCAAATACGGAATATCGCTTCGAAGTCGCCTTCTCGCATACCCTCACTATCAAACTGCAGTCAGGCACTGCAGAGTTCTTTGGCACAGAACTTGCGCCCTCAACGACATACACGTTTCAAGGGACAAAGGGCGCCATTTTCACATGGCATGGTTGCAAGCTCGACATTGGCGGGCAAGCCGAGGGAGAATATGTTGCTGAGGAGACGCCTATGATGAGTGCTGCGAACCTCCACTTCGCGCTGGAAAACCTGCGCGACAAGAGCGTTGCAAGTGGCAGCGTAGAGATGGGACCCAGAATACTGGTCGTAGGGCCGGAGAACTCTGGCAAGACGTCACTCGTCAAGATTCTCACATCATACGCGGTCAAGATGGACAGGCAGCCAATGGTTGTCAACCTGGACCCTCGCCAGGGCATGCTCAGTGTACCCGGGTCCTTTTCAGCCGCAGCATTCTCGTCCATTGTAGACATCGAAGAGGGCTGGGGCAGCAGTCCAATCTCAGGACCCAGCCCTATTCCAGTGAAGATGCCATTGGTATACCACTATGGTTTGAAAGACCCGGAGGAAGGCAGAGTATTCAAGCCGTTGGTCACACGCATGGCACTCGCGGTAACTAGTAGACTGGAAGAGGACAAGTTGAGCAAGCAAGCTGGCTTCATCATTGATAGCCCAGGCGCCATCAGTCAAGGGAGGAATGGTGTCTACGACAACATAGAACATATTGTTTCTGAGTTCTCTG TAAACGTCCTCGTCACCATAGGCTCCGAACGCCTGTACTCGGACCTCTCTCGCAAGTTTACCTCCCGCCCCGGCAGCGACCCCTCCGAAGCCGTTTCCGTTATCCGCATCGATAAATCTGGCGGCTGCGTCGACCGAAGTGAGGAATACATGAAGACTCTGCGTCACGCCCAAATCAGAGAATACTTCTTTGGCAAAGGCGACGAGACACTTGCGCCCAGCAGCCAAAACGCAGATACTGCCGACCTCAACATCTTTCGCGTTTCAGACGGCCATGGAATTATTGTCGACGACTACGGCGTTACACAGGAGCGACAGGTGTTTGATAAGGTCGCACCGACAGAGAGTATGGAGAACCATATCCTCGCTGTCACAACAGCCAGTCCGAATGATTCGCAGACTGTCATCAGGGACAGCAGTATTAGGGGATACATCTATGTCGCTGATGTTGACGATGCCAAGAAGAAGGTGAAGCTCCTGAGTCCTCTGCCAGGACAAACACCTGGGAACGCCATGATCTTGGGGAGTTGGCCAGAGGCTGTCGAGGGTCTGGTGGGATAG
- a CDS encoding Tas, oxidoreductase (related to aryl-alcohol dehydrogenase), with amino-acid sequence MADKTDIMGLLGESKAEYKRLGKSGLKVSVPILGAMSIGSAKWQPWVIEEEESLPLLKAAYDRGITTWDTANVYSNGVSEEIVGKAIKKYNLPRDKLVILTKCFGYVGEDPSIRTIKFNKEMPQLKDYVNQGGLSRQAIFNAVNASLKRLDMDYIDLLQIHRFDPNTPLEETMEALHDLVKSGKVRYIGASSMWAVQFAQLQFTAEKHGWTKFISMQNHYNLLYREEEREMNRFCNDTGVGLIPWAPLCRGHLARPPSAFGSTTRSEGEKQAADQSTGNTERDKKIIGRVEEIAKKHDWKMSHVALAWINKRIASPIIGFSSTDRMDEALGARGKELSEEEDKYLEELYEPVRIVGHS; translated from the exons ATGGCGGACAAGACAGATATCATGGGCCTCCTCGGAGAGTCCAAGGCTGAGTACAAGCGCCTGGGCAAGAGTGGTTTGAAAGTTTCGGTTCCCATTCTGGGGGCTATGAGCATTGGAAGTGCAAAATGGCAACCTTGGGTCattgaagaagaagagtcgCTGCCACTTTTGAAGGCAGCGTATGATCGTGGAATCACCACTTGGGATACTG CCAACGTCTACTCTAATGGTGTTTCCGAGGAAATCGTGGGCAAAGCGATCAAAAAGTACAACCTCCCGCGCGATAAGCTTGTCATTCTCACAAAATGCTTCGGGTATGTTGGCGAAGATCCCAGCATACGCACGATCAAGTTCAACAAGGAAATGCCTCAGTTGAAAGACTACGTCAATCAAGGTGGTCTATCGAGGCAGGCAATTTTCAATGCCGTCAATGCATCACTCAAACGTCTTGATATGGACTACATTGACCTTTTGCAAATTCACCGTTTCGATCCCAATACGCCATTGGAAGAGACGATGGAGGCACTGCACGATTTGGTCAAGAGTGGCAAGGTCCGTTACATTGGTGCCAGCTCTATGTGGGCAGTACAATTCGCCCAATTGCAGTTTACTGCAGAGAAACATGGCTGGACAAAGTTCATCAGTATGCAAAACCATTACAACCTATTATATCGGGAGGAAGAGCGTGAGATGAACCGCTTCTGCAACGATACTGGTGTTGGTCTTATACCT TGGGCACCCCTCTGCCGAGGCCATCTTGCCCGTCCACCGTCCGCGTTTGGCTCCACAACGCGTTCAGAGGGCGAGAAACAGGCCGCCGACCAGTCTACTGGTAACACGGAACGTGACAAGAAGATCATTGGACGCGTTGAGGAGATCGCAAAGAAGCATGATTGGAAGATGAGCCACGTTGCACTGGCATGGATCAACAAGCGTATCGCAAGTCCAATTATTGGGTTCTCCAGTACCGACAGGATGGACGAAGCACTTGGTGCGAGAGGTAAGGAGTTGAGTGAGGAGGAGGACAAGTATCTTGAGGAGCTGTATGAGCCTGTCAGGATTGTGGGTCATTCGTAG
- a CDS encoding RplF, Ribosomal protein L6P-L9E has translation MKYIHSEEELEIPEGVKVAIKNRFVVVEGPRGKLSKALNHLAVSFTHPKKNVIKIELHHGSRKSVATLRTVRTLINNLIVGVTKGYKYKMRYVYAHFPINVNLDKNKETGCWEVEIRNFIGEKLVRRVIMRPGVEVEASKNQKDQLELSGNSLEDVSQGAADIQQICKVRNKDIRKFLDGLYVSERGNIVEDA, from the exons ATGAAGTACAT TCACTCCGAGGAAGAGCTCGAGATCCCCGAGGGCGTCAAGGTCGCCATCAAGAACCGATTTGTCGTTGTTGAGG GTCCCCGA GGCAAGCTCTCCAAGGCTCTCAACCACTTGGCGGTCAGCTTCACACAC CCCAAGAAGAATGTCATCAAGATCGAGCTCCACCACGGCTCGCGCAAGAGCGTCGCCACTCTCCGTACCGTCCGCACCCTCATC AACAACTTGATCGTCGGTGTTACCAAGGGTTACAAGTACAAGATGCGCTACGTATATGCCCA TTTCCCCATCAACGTCAACCTAGACAAGAACAAGGAGACCGGCTGCTGGGAGGTTGAGATCAGGAACTTCATTGGCGAGAAGCTCGTACGAAGGGTCATCATGAGGCCCGGTGTTGAGGTTGAGGCGTCAAAGAACCAGAAGGATCAACTCGAGCTCTCCGGAAAC TCGCTCGAGGACGTCTCCCAGGGTGCCGCCGATATCCAGCAAATCTGCAAGGTCCGCAACAAGGATATCCGAAAGTTCTTGGACGGTCTGTACGTGTCGGAGCGCGGCAACATTGTCGAGGACGCGTAA
- a CDS encoding POP4, RNase P-RNase MRP subunit p29 produces MADNNSHIAKTLLQRAFSPSTAESHFHERVIKRPLQIRATSPTPSARAVRRRALNDRKEVNRKRSKNKPRPLSAAKQRALSLNEIPKEQQNYAIYEGLHRLWVGYMREVLGLNDAARNALITPNASGQNLATADMHGALVSVVRSRCVSRVGLEGIIVRDTRFTFEVITKHNVVKAIPKEHTIFRFEVPLPDSEGDTPKKPLVLELNGEQFQTRAADRSNRKFRMHYQPDI; encoded by the exons ATGGCCGACAACAATTCGCATATCGCCAAAACTCTGCTCCAGCGCGCTTTCTCTCCCTCAACTGCAGAATCGCACTTCCATGAGCGCGTCATAAAGCGACCCCTCCAAATCCGTGCTACGTCTCCTACACCCTCTGCACGCGCAGTTCGTCGCCGCGCCCTGAACGACCGCAAAGAAGTCAATCGCAAGCGCAGCAAGAACAAACCCCGTCCGCTCTCTGCTGCCAAACAACGTGCGCTGTCTCTCAACGAAATTCCTAAAGAACAGCAGAATTATGCCATATATGAAGGGCTACATAGACTGTGGGTTGGGTATATGAGGGAGGTCTTGGGCCTGAACGATGCAGCCAGGAATGCATTGATCACACCTAACGCAAGCGGGCAAAACTTGGCGACAGCTGATATGCATGGTGCGCTCGTGAGCGTCGTGCGGAGCCGGTGTGTGAGTCGTGTCGGACTTGAGGGCATCATAGTCCGCGATACTAGATTCACGTTTGAGGTCATTACGAAACACAACGTGGTAAAAG CAATTCCCAAGGAGCACACAATCTTCCGCTTTGAGGTGCCCCTTCCTGACTCAGAGGGAGACACGCCCAAAAAGCCACTCGTCCTTGAACTAAACGGCGAGCAGTTTCAGACTCGAGCGGCCGATCGTTCAAATAGAAAGTTTCGGATGCACTACCAGCCCGATATATGA
- a CDS encoding inositol hexaphosphate kinase 3: MATKTYDASNLKTYGSAAAGHDGVLSDESGGVVVKPCTAAEITFYESLSAHPDLARHLPTYMGQLSLSADQAAATESVESGTIQTADGTIERLHGKKLATDLHIVLENITHGFKKPNVLDLKLGAQLWDEAAKPEKRARLDAVSKETTSGSLGFRIAGMRTYKGAEVPDVPDELKEFVEADKQEGYWVYNKMYGRKFNTEDINEGFKDYIFPGTQSEAELDRAREVLAYFLGEVKDIQEVFESKESRMYSASILLVYEGDVEEYANTKQKLRSAHPVDEDEDDEETLPKLAEVKMIDFAHATWTPGQGPDENALQGMRSTAKILKDLLDKAHKD; encoded by the exons ATGGCAACAAAGACATACGACGCGTCTAACCTCAAAACATACGGCAGCGCAGCCGCGGGACA CGACGGCGTTCTCAGCGACGAATCAGGCGGTGTAGTGGTAAAACCATGCACGGCTGCCGAAATCACCTTCTACGAGTCCCTCAGCGCACACCCCGATCTCGCGCGCCACCTCCCCACGTACATGGGCCAGCTGTCTCTCTCGGCTGACCAGGCCGCAGCAACAGAAAGCGTTGAGAGCGGGACCATACAAACCGCCGACGGCACCATTGAGCGATTGCACGGCAAAAAGCTCGCCACGGACCTACACATCGTACTTGAGAACATCACACACGGATTCAAGAAGCCGAATGTGCTAGATCTAAAACTCGGCGCGCAGTTGTGGGACGAGGCTGCGAAACCGGAGAAGAGAGCGCGACTAGATGCTGTGAGTAAGGAGACGACGAGTGGCAGTCTAGGCTTCAGGATAGCTGGCATGCGCACGTACAAGGGCGCTGAGGTACCAGATGTTCCCGATGAGCTGAAAGAGTTTGTCGAGGCAGATAAGCAGGAGGGATACTGGGTATACAACAAGATGTACGGACGCAAGTTCAACACCGAAGACATCAACGAGGGCTTCAAGGACTACATCTTCCCCGGCACCCAGTCAGAAGCGGAGCTCGATAGGGCGAGGGAGGTGCTCGCCTACTTCCTGGGTGAGGTAAAAGATATCCaagaagtctttgagagcaAAGAGAGCAGAATGTACAGCGCAAGTATACTCCTCGTTTACGAGGGCGACGTGGAAGAATATGCAAACACGAAGCAAAAGCTACGATCTGCGCACCCTGTggacgaggatgaggatgacGAGGAGACGCTGCCTAAGCTGGCTGAAGTCAAGATGATTGATTTCGCTCACGCTACGTGGACTCCAGGACAGGGGCCCGACGAAAATGCGCTCCAGGGTATGAGGAGTACGGCCAAGATATTGAAGGATTTGCTGGACAAAGCCCACAAGGACTAG
- a CDS encoding putative rna-binding protein lupus la protein yields the protein MAVSTNAPVLTTAAAASNETPSSDSANPVKDSEVQDPPDGADIRRQVEFYFSDENLRYDLHMLQNCGGRANNPVSINRLCGFGKMRQFKPKSKVPIALRLSAFLEVTDDGKQVKRRVPLQGKCLLDPDFDDDPDFAYDERVQKKPIQKPAQFPVPPLPQEKTKYPNGLSKNMLKPTGFEEGFVELALTPNEAEVEEEMYSPDKHFVERYEIAIQRFKQKRRMHEKYAVVFNKLMHFGGVESGPRLYQGHSRKEMDGMGAEEIARALAVHHVPWDRSDEKQWVVDFVTVCKAFLSSWYPTHYSYGVESTKNACQVPRSFFRYLRYHSVCPEYDDQLAAALKICDLAEKELPKVNDIIIAMPGDFNKSASVVFGGAQADIYLGNKPWAQAFKEEGVDIEEIGMRDEEARVKFRTGIAVLGSDEQFDMLEGGSLNVLSKVSACLEVTAIQLPTEETKIKYDEMNRMNSKLILKPLGKLICKDYEFWLEEDILEDCFIGLKINADILVLPGLTILDEVKDCMCSFYTWIPNELGMPKEVRWREDAV from the exons ATGGCAGTCTCGACTAATGCGCCTGTGTTGACAACCGCTGCAGCAGCATCCAATGAGACTCCCAGCAGCGACAGTGCCAATCCAGTCAAGGACTCGGAGGTCCAGGATCCCCCAGATGGTGCAGATATCCGTCGTCAA GTGGAGTTCTATTTCTCCGATGAGAACCTTCGCTATGACTTGCACATGCTGCAAAACTGTGGTGGACGTGCCAACAACCCTGTGTCAATCAACCGTCTCTGCGGTTTCGGGAAGATGCGACAGTTCAAGCCCAAGAGCAAGGTCCCTATAGCCCTTCGGTTAAGCGCCTTTCTGGAAGTAACCGATGACGGAAAACAAGTCAAGCGCAGGGTGCCTTTGCAGGGCAAGTGCCTCCTAGATCCTGACTTTGATGACGACCCTGATTTCGCCTACGATGAGCGTGTGCAGAAGAAACCCATCCAGAAGCCGGCCCAGTTTCCTGTACCGCCCCTGCCCCAAGAGAAGACAAAGTACCCCAATGGCCTCTCCAAAAACATGCTCAAACCCACCGGATTCGAGGAAGGCTTTGTTGAGCTTGCCCTTACACCCAACGAAGCTGAAGTCGAGGAAGAAATGTACAGCCCGGACAAGCACTTCGTTGAGCGTTACGAGATTGCTATCCAGCGTTTCAAGCAGAAGCGTCGTATGCACGAAAAGTATGCAGTTGTATTCAACAAGCTGATGCATTTTGGGGGCGTAGAATCTGGCCCTCGTCTGTATCAGGGACATTCGAGAAAAGAAATGGATGGCATGGGCGCTGAGGAAATTGCACGGGCTCTCGCTGTCCACCACGTACCCTGGGACCGCTCGGATGAGAAGCAGTGGGTTGTTGACTTTGTCACTGTTTGTAAGGCTTTCCT GTCATCGTGGTACCCTACTCATTACAGCTATGGTGTGGAGAGCACCAAGAACGCTTGCCAAGTGCCGCGCTCGTTCTTCAGATACCTTCGCTACCACAGTGTCTGCCCTGAGTACGATGACCAGCTTGCCGCCGCCCTGAAGATCTGCGACCTCGCCGAGAAAGAGCTCCCTAAAGTCAATGACATCATCATCGCTATGCCGGGAGACTTCAACAAGTCTGCGAGTGTTGTCTTTGGCGGCGCTCAAGCTGACATTTACCTTGGCAACAAGCCTTGGGCTCAGGCATTCAAGGAGGAAGGCGTAGACATCGAAGAAATTGGCATGCGGGACGAAGAGGCAAGGGTCAAGTTCAGGACTGGCATTGCTGTTCTGGGCTCTGATGAGCAGTTCGATATGCTCGAGGGCGGTAGCCTAAATGTGCTCAGCAAGGTATCTGCATGTCTTGAAGTCACCGCTATCCAACTCCCGACCGAGGAAACCAAGATCAAATATGATGAGATGAACCGGATGAATAGCAAGCTCATTCTCAAGCCTCTGGGAAAGCTCATTTGTAAGGATTACGAGTTCTGGCTAGAAGAAGACATTCTGGAGGATTGCTTCATCGGCCTCAAGATAAACGCAGACATTCTCGTACTCCCAGGTCTGACTATCCTCGACGAGGTCAAGGACTGTATGTGTAGCTTCTACACTTGGATTCCTAACGAGCTCGGAATGCCCAAGGAAGTACGGTGGAGGGAGGATGCGGTATAA
- a CDS encoding alpha-glucosidase, protein MSVNPQKKDLYVGTDLHRWWKEAVVYQIYPASFLDSNGDGWGDVPGITQKLDYLKSLGIDVIWISPIYKSPQADMGYDIADYEDIDPSYGTLADVDNMITEIKKRGMKLVMDLVVNHTSEEHEWFLNSRSSKESSKRDWYIWKPAKYDADGNRQPPNNWAQILGEANSAWTWDERTQEYYLSLFTPEQPDLNWENHDVREAVKNVLRFWLDRGASGFRMDVINLISKVQTFPDAPVTVKGNKYQRGDKYFANGPRLHEWLQELRRDVLSKYDTLTVGEMPFVRDDDEVIKVVGSNRGELNMIFVFDLVDIDNIPGDFKYTLYPWDGRDFKKIINKFQRLMLDRDGWNSLYVENHDQPRSISRFTDDSDEWRECGAKLLCLMQTTLAGTLYVYQGEEIGMRNVPKEWKPEEYKDIESINFFKKYRDLYPNDAEKQALAAEIMQRKARDSARTPMQWNTSAQAGFTTGKPWMRVNDDYPTINTEVQISNPTPSPGMLSVHAFWKRALECRKENKDVFVYGDFEMLDMDDSQVVAYRRWSEKNAFITVFNLSGEKAVWGKMGALKVKKWVAGNYDERELEGRAKSGEMELRPWEAVLGMLEYDTMVA, encoded by the exons ATGTCCGTTAATCCACAAAAGAAAGACCTGTACGTAGGAACCGATTTGCATCGGTGGTGGAAGGAGGCAGTGGTATATCAG ATTTACCCAGCCTCTTTTCTCGACAGCAATGGCGATGGATGGGGTGACGTTCCAGGCATCACGCAGAAACTCGATTACCTCAAGAGCCTCGGCATAGACGTGATATGGATATCACCAATCTACAAGAGTCCACAAGCAGACATGGGCTACGATATAGCCGACTACGAAGACATCGACCCCAGCTACGGAACTTTGGCTGATGTCGACAACATGATCACAGAGATCAAGAAACGCGGGATGAAGCTCGTCATGGATCTTGTAGTCAACCATACGTCGGAAGAGCATGAATGGTTCCTGAATTCTCGGTCATCAAAGGAGTCATCGAAACGCGACTGGTATATCTGGAAGCCCGCAAAGTACGATGCTGATGGCAATCGCCAACCGCCAAACAACTGGGCTCAGATTCTGGGTGAAGCCAATTCAGCATGGACGTGGGATGAGAGGACACAAGAGTATTACTTATCGTTATTTACTCCGGAACAACCAGATTTGAACTGGGAAAATCATGATGTCCGCGAAGCTGTGAAGAATGTTCTCCGGTTTTGGCTCGATCGTGGAGCCTCTGGGTTCCGCATGGATGTCATCAACCTGATCTCGAAGGTCCAGACATTCCCTGACGCGCCTGTCACCGTCAAAGGCAACAAGTACCAACGAGGCGACAAGTACTTCGCCAACGGCCCGCGATTGCACGAGTGGCTTCAGGAACTCCGTCGGGACGTATTATCGAAATACGACACCCTCACGGTCGGCGAGATGCCCTTCGTCCGTGACGACGACGAGGTCATCAAAGTCGTTGGTTCCAATCGTGGAGAGCTAAATATGATATTTGTGTTTGACCTGGTCGACATCGACAACATACCCGGAGACTTCAAATATACTCTGTATCCCTGGGACGGCCGTGACTTCAAGAAGATAATCAACAAATTCCAGCGCTTGATGCTCGACCGCGACGGTTGGAACTCACTTTACGTGGAGAACCACGACCAACCAAGGAGTATAAGCCGGTTTACAGATGATAGTGACGAGTGGCGTGAATGTGGCGCAAAGCTCCTTTGCCTGATGCAAACCACACTCGCTGGAACGCTATATGTGTACCAAGGGGAGGAAATCGGTATGCGCAATGTGCCTAAAGAGTGGAAGCCGGAAGAGTACAAAGATATTGAAAGCATCAATTTCTTCAAGAA ATACCGCGACCTCTACCCCAACGATGCCGAGAAACAAGCCCTAGCCGCTGAAATAATGCAGCGCAAAGCCCGCGACAGCGCCCGCACACCCATGCAATGGAACACCTCCGCACAAGCTGGTTTCACCACGGGCAAGCCTTGGATGCGCGTCAACGACGACTATCCTACAATCAACACTGAGGTCCAGATTTCCAACCCCACACCCTCACCCGGTATGCTTTCCGTTCATGCGTTCTGGAAGCGTGCGCTGGAGTGCCGGAAGGAGAACAAGGATGTTTTCGTGTATGGGGACTTTGAGATGCTGGACATGGATGATAGTCAGGTGGTTGCGTATAGGCGGTGGAGTGAGAAGAATGCGTTTATTACCGTGTTCAATCTGAGTGGGGAGAAGGCTGTATGGGGGAAGATGGGGGCTCTAAAGGTAAAGAAGTGGGTCGCAGGTAATTATGATGAGAGGGAGTTGGAGGGAAGAGCGAAGAGCGGAGAAATGGAATTGAGGCCTTGGGAGGCTGTCTTGGGTATGCTGGAGTATGATACAATGGTGGCGTGA